The following are encoded in a window of Psilocybe cubensis strain MGC-MH-2018 chromosome 4, whole genome shotgun sequence genomic DNA:
- a CDS encoding putative mannan endo-1,4-beta-mannosidase A, producing the protein MLAIINLSLAVCTLLLGCASSVAVGQSTDSLPKGFATQRNGKFEVDGKPFVVDPADHTVNQAFVGANSYWLPLLTSENDVRATFREMQGAGIKVLRTWGFNAINGSELAGAKQSGLTYYQVWNSNEWELNDGPQGLERLDFVVKTAGDYGIKIILAFTNNWLLVDFQGWIWKRYVTTIVNRYKSSPNIFAWEMMNEARCLGDLPAGPNCAPGTELLTKWYKQQTDFVRSLSAGEDFDEELFLENVDFGTYHLYPQTWYPELDFPGSNFTVEDWGLQWIQMHADCKYLPTKTIEVDILIFVFFSAAKKANKPVILEEFGLIGIHNKSTIYPTWVDLALKTEHGIMPWQFGMLGLKENNGNRLIKYADALIDGASPNDGFAIYQNQTAVWNIFTNAAKVQASRSG; encoded by the exons ATGCTTGCGATAATCAATCTGTCGCTGGCTGTGTGCACTCTTCTCTTAGGATGTGCCAGCAGTGTGGCTGTAGGGCAGAGCACCGATTCGCTCCCAAAAGGATTCGCGACTCAGAGAAACGGCAAATTCGAAGTCGATGGAAAACCATTT GTGGTAGACCCTGCTGATCATACCGTAAACCAGGCATTTGTCGGCGCGAACTCATAC TGGTTGCCTCTCTTGACCTCCGAAAATGACGTTCGGGCCACGTTCAGGGAGATGCAGGGCGCAGGCATTAAAGTTCTTCGCACTTGG GGGTTCAACGCTATCAATGGCTCTGAGCTTGCAGGAGCGAAGCAATCAGGATTGACTTACTATCAA GTGTGGAACTCTAATGAGTGGGAGCTCAACGACGGACCCCAGGGTTTGGAAAGGTTGGACTTCGTTGTCAAGACAGCCGGCGACTATGGAATCAAGATTATCCTTGCCTTCACAAATAACTG GCTGCTGGTGGATTTTCAGGGTTGGATATGGA AACGCTACGTCACTACCATCGTCAACCGCTACAAGTCGTCTCCCAACATATTCGCATGGGAGATGATGAATGAAGCGCGATGTTTGGGGGACCTCCCTGCCGGTCCGAACTGTGCACCGGGCACAGAACTGCTGACGAAATGGTACAAACAGCAAACGGACTTCGTCCGGTCCTT ATCAGCCGGCGAAGATTTTGACGAAGAGCTCTTCCTCGAAAACGTTGATTTTGGAACATACCATTTATATCCCCAGACATG GTATCCAGAATTGGACTTTCCCGGATCGAATTTTACCGTCGAAGACTGGGGGCTGCAGTGGATCCAGATGCACGCCGATTGCAAGTACCTTCCAACCAAGACAATCGAGGTCGATATACTCAtcttcgtttttttttcagctGCTAAAAAGGCCAACAAACCGGTTATACTCGAGGAGTTTGGGTTGATCGGAATTC ATAATAAATCAACAATATACCCAACGTGGGTAGATCTGGCTCTGAAGACAGAACACGG aattatgcCCTGGCAGTTTGGCATGCTCGGATTGAAAGAGAACAATGGAAATCGGCTCATTAAATATGCAGACGCCCTCATAGATGGG GCATCTCCAAATGATG GCTTTGCCATTTATCAAAACCAAACAGCCGTTTGGAACATCTTCAC TAATGCAGCCAAAGTTCAAGCTAGTCGCTCCGGGTGA